The Planctomycetia bacterium region GTCGTCATTCGCGTCATCAATTCGACCCCTCGTTGCCGCCTGCCCGCTGTCGGCCTGCCCGCTGGAGCCCTGCCGGAACGAATGAGTCTACCGGTGCTGCGCGGCATGCTCCATCGAAGGCTGCACAGCCGGGCGGGAACGGGACCGATCGACCTGTCGGCCGGTGCCGGGGCCGCTGTACACTGCGGGAGCATGGATGTTGGCAGGGAGACCGGCCGCCCGCGGCCGGGTTCGTCGATGGCGCTGCAGAGCAGGTCGATGGTCGCGGCATGCCTCGGCGGGCTGCTCGTGGCCGTGATCGGGGCGGCCGCCGAGCCGCCGGCGTTTTCCGGACAGCGGGCCTTCGCCCACCTGCAGACGATCTGCGATCTCGGCCCGCGGCCTACCGGCTCCGTTGCCATGACCCGGCAGCGGGCCCTGCTCGTCGAGCACTTCCGCGCGGCCGGGGCGAAGGTCGCCGGGCAGGCGTTCAACATCCGCGATCCACGGACCGGCAGGCCGGTGCACATGGAGAACCTGATCGTGGAGTGGCATCCGGACCGCAAGGAACGGATTCTCGTCGGCGCGCACTTCGACACCCGGCCGTTCCCGGACCGTGATCCGCGCAATCCGCGCGGCGCGTTCATCGGCGCCAACGACGGCGCCAGCGGCGTCGCCCTGCTGATGGAGCTCGGCGCGGCCATGCCCGGGCTGGCCGGCCCGGTCGGCGTCGACTTCGTCCTCTTCGACGCCGAGGAATATGTGTTCCAGGACACGGACCGCTACTTTCTCGGCTCGACCGCCTTCGCCAGGCAGTACGCCGCCGACAGGGCGGCCGGCCGGCTCGGCCATCGCTACCGCTGTGGCGCGATCGTCGACATGGTCGCCGACCGTGACCTGCAGATCTGGCAGGAGGTCAACAGCGTCGAGTGGCCCGACACCCGGCCCGTGGTCGAGTCGATCTGGGCCGTGGCCCGGCGGCTGGGGGTGAAGCAGTTCGTGCCGCAGCCGAAACACGAGGTCAAGGACGACCACCTTCCGCTGCGCACGATCGGCCGGATCCCGACCTGCGACATCATCGACTTCGACTACCCGGCCTGGCACACGATGGACGACGTGCCGGCGAACTGCTCGGCGGAGTCGCTGGAGGCGGTGGGCCGGGTCGTGCTCGAGTGGCTGCGCGAGCAGCGCTAGCGGGAGGAGACGGGAGCGCCGGATGAGCCAGCCGCACGACGTGCAGACTGGGGAGCAACACCCCGCGCCGCCGGTCCGTCGCGCCCGGCTCGTCGTCCCCGACCTGGGCCTCGGCAGCGCGTCGCTGGCGATCTCCCTGTGGCTCGTGGGCGAAGGGGAGCGGGTCGCCGCCGGGGACCGGGTCGTGGAGATCGTCGCCGGCGCCGCGACGATCGATCTCGAGGCGCCGCTCGACGGCCGGCTGATCGCCATCCTGCGCGACGAAGACGATCCCGTCGCGCCCGGGGAGGTGCTGGCCGAGTTCGAGGGGGCGTCGTGAGCCCCGCGGCCCGGTTCCGCTGGCTCGCCTTCGGCGGCGGGCTGGCGATGTTTCTCGTCCAGCCGCCGGCCGACCTGTGGTGGGCGGCCTGGCTGGCTCCGCTGCCGTGGCTCATGATCGTGCGCGGCGGGCCGCTGCCGGTGCGGCGGCCGTGGCTCACGCTGTGGTGCGCGGGCTTCGTGCACTGGCTGCTCGCCATCCATTGGTTGCGGCTCCCCCATCCGGCCACCGCCGTCGGCTGGGTCGCGCTGTCCGCCTACCTCGCCCTCTACGTGCCGCTCTTCATCTGGCTGGCCCGCCGGCTCGGGGAGCGGTTTCGCTGGCCGCTCGTGCCCGCCGCGGCCGTCGCCTGGATGGCCTGCGAGCAGGCGCGCGGCTGGGTGCTCGGCGGATTCACCTTCGCCGGTCTCGGCCACACGCAGTGGCGCTGGACCACGCTCCTCCAGGCCGCCGACGCGGTCGGTGCGGTCGGCGTGAGCGGGCTGGTGATGGCCGGCGCGGCGGCGATCGCCGTGCTGCTTCCCGGCCCGTCCGGCGCGGCGCGGCGCCGGCCGTTCCGCGAACCGGCCTTCGGCGCCGCGGTCCTGCTGACGGCCGTCGGCTACGGGCAGTGGCGGCTGGCCACGGCCCCGGCTCCCGCCGGGCCGGCCTTCGACGCGCTCCTCGTGCAGGGCTCGATCGACACCGAGCTCAAGCACGACCCGGATGCGGCCGCCGACGTCGTCCGGCACTACGACGAGATCACCATGACGGGCCTGAAGCTGTGGCCGACGGGGGCGCGGCCCGACCTCGTCGTCTGGCCGGAGACGATGTGGCGCTGGAGCCTGCTGGAGATCGACCCCGCCAGGGAGATCGACGACGCGGTGGTGACGCAGTGGCTCGGCCCGGCGCCCGCCGACGCGGCGCCGGCGGTCCGCGCGGAACGGCAGGCCCGGACCCGGGAGGCGATCGAGAAGCAGCCGCGCCAGGCGCTGGCCGCCTACGCCCGGCGCTACGGGACGACCTGGCTGGTCGGCATCGACAAGCAGCAGGTCACGCCGCGGGCGGCCGCGGGGCAGTTCCATTTCAACTGCGGGCTGTTTCTCGATGCTGCGGGAACGGACCGCGGCTGCTACGCCAAGATGCACCCGGTGATGTTCGGAGAATACGTCCCGCTCGCCGACCGCTTCCCGTGGCTCTACCGGCTGACGCCACTGCCGGCCGGGCTGACGGCCGGCCGGGAGCCGGTCGCGGTCGAAATCGCAGGGCGGTCGGTGGCCGTGAACATCTGCTACGAAACCGCGCTCCCCGAGGGGGTGCGGTCCGCGGTGCGCCGGCTGGCCGCCGGCGGCCGGCGGCCAGCCGTGCTCGTCAACCTCACCAACGACGGCTGGTTCTGGGGTTCGAGCGAGCTCGACATGCACCTCGCCGCCGCGATTTTCCGGGCGGTCGAGATCCGCACGCCCATCCTCGTCGCGGCCAACACCGGGTTTTCCGCCGTCATCGACGGCTCCGGCCGGCTCCTGGAGCGGGGGCCGCGCCGGGCGACGGCCGCCCTGCGGGCCCGCGTCTGGCCGGACGGCCGCCCCAGCCCGTGGCTCGGCCTGGGGAGTCTGCCGACTGGGGCGTGCGTGGCGGTCGCACTGGCGGTGATGGTGGAAAGTGGGCTCTGGCGCCGGCCGACCGGCGGTCTGGAACGGCGGGACAAGCCCGAGTGAAACGCCGTGGCCGGAACGGCCGATCTGACGACCGGAAGTCGGGGTCCGCCCCCGGCATGGGGTCGGCCGGCGGCCGCGCTTGCCCGGGCCCGTGCCGCGAAGAAACAATTGGGTTCGGCGGCAGGGTGCCGAGGGAGCGGTTGCGGAGGATCGCATGAACGTCATCGGCAAGATCTTCGTGTTCGCGGTCTTCGTCATGAGCCTCGTGTTCATGAGTTTTGCGGTCGCCATCTACTCCTCCCACATCAACTGGGAGCAGGAGGTCAACCGCAAGCCCGAGGACGTCCGCGGTGCGCAGCAGCCCGGGCTCAAGTACCAGAAGGAACAGTGGGAAAAGGAGCGCTCGAAACTGGAGAAGGAGATCGAGGTCCTGGCCCGCAAGGTGGCGGAGTCGGAGTCGTCCCGCGACCAGATGATCGCCAAGCTCACGTCGGCGATCGAGCTCAAGAGCGGAGAGCTCGTCGACTTGAGGAAGTCGAAGGAGGAGCGCGAGAAGACGCAGCGCGAAGTGATCGAGAAGCTGGAGGACGCCCAGGTCAATCTCAAGAAGGCGGCGGAGGAGGTCGACGTCCTGCGGAAGCAGGTCCAGGCGCAGCAGGTGGCGGTCGACGGCAAGGTCGACGACACGGCGAAGCTGGCGGGCGACCTCAACGCCGCCCTCGCCCAACTCGCCATCGCCACCGAGCGGAAGGCCGAATTGGAGGGGCAACTGGCCAAGGCCCGCGAACTGCTCCGCCAGAGCGGCCTCAACCCGCAGAGCGATCCCGCCGGGACGGCGGTCACCGACGGCAAGGTGGTTGCAGTGGCTGGCAACTCGATCGAGGTCGACATCGGCAGCGACCAGGGGGTCCGCATGGGTGCCGAACTCGACCTGTTCCGGGGCGCCGAGTACATCGGCAAGGCACAGGTGGCCAAGGTCAACCGCAACAGCGCGCTGGCGACGCTGAGGCCGGAGTTCAGCCGCGGCATCGTGCAGCCGGCCGACCGGGCGACCACGCGGCTGCGGAAGTGACACAGCGGAGCGACGACCGATGGCAAAATCCGACTCGCAGCCGACGCAGCGTCCGCCGATGAACGTCTACACGGCGATGCTGCTGTTGTCGTTCGTGGCGATCTCGGTGGGCTGCCTGCTGTTGTCGCTCGACCTGTTCTCCCGGCGGCTGCCGCTGCGGCCTTGACACGGAGTCTGTCGCACCGCCGACCCGGCGTCGGCTCCGGATTCCGGTCGCCGGGCAGGGCCCGGCGACGCTGCCGTGCCGTTCCGCGTAACGCATCGCCGTGCCGTATGATGACCGGCAGAATGCCATGGTCTTTTCCTGGTTTTGGCGCCGTCGCGAACTGAGCCCCCCGGTGTTCCTCCCGGAGTGGGAGCCGATCCTCGCCCGGACGGTGCTCCAGGTCCGCTGGCTCGACGCCGCGACCGAGGAGAAGTTGCGCCACTTCGTCGCCCTGTTCCTCGCCGAGAAGCGGTTCGAGGGCTGCGCCGGGCTTGCCATCAGCGATGAGATGCGGCTGGCGATCGCCGGGCAGGCGGGGCTCGTCACGCTCGGCTTCGCGGAAGCGTGCTTCACGCGGCTGCGGTCGGTGCTCGTCTATCCGGGTGATTACCTCGGGCCGCGAACGACGCCGCTCGACGGGGGCGGGGAACTGGAATGGAAGGAGGCCCGGGCCGGCGAGACCTGGGCCGGGGGGAGCATGGTGCTCTCCTGGCCGGGCGTGCGGGCCGGCGGCCGGCTGCGCGACGGCCCGCGGAGCGTCGTGATCCACGAGTGCGCGCACCTCGTCGATCTCGAGGATGGCGACATCGATGGCGTGCCGCCGCTCCCCTCGGCGCGGGCCCGCCGGCAGTGGGTCGCGGCGTTCGACGGCTGCCGGTGCCGGTTCGACGAGGCGCTCGACGAGGGGCGGTCGACGGCCTTCGACGACTACGCGGCGGAGAGCCCGGCAGAGTTTTTCGCCGTCGCCAGCGAGTGCTTCTTCCAGGACCCGCACCGACTGCATCGCCACGATCCGCTGCTCTACGGGCTGCTCGTCGAGGCCTGGCGGCAGGACCCGAAGAGCCGCGTGCCGCTCCACCCCGGCCGCGGCTGACTGTTCGAAGGGACCGGAAACTATACTGGGGTGGCATTCCGAATCGTAAGTTTCCGGGACAAGGCGCCCGGGATTCCTCGTTTTGCGAGCATCCACCATGACACGCCCAAAGTTGCCCCGCATGGCCCCGAACGTCGCGTGGGCGCTGCTGCTGGCCGCCTGCCTGGGCCAGCCGGCCGCCTGGCCCGCATCCTGGCACCAGACCGTGGAGAAGATGCCGGTCGAAACCAACGCCAAAGGGCACGGGGTGGCCTTCAACGTTCCCGCCGGGTTCGCCGTGGAGCGGCTGTTCGTCGTGCCCAAGGACGAGCTCGGCTCGTGGGTCTGCCTGACGAGCGATCCCCAGGGTCGGATCTACGCCGCCGCCGAGGGAAGCGCGGGCCTGGCGCGGATCACGCCCGCGCCGCTCGACGGCAGCGGACCGACGGTCGTGGAGAAGGTGCCCGTGCCACTCGGCGGGGCCCAGGGTCTGCTGTGGGCGTTCGACGCGCTGTACGTCGTCTGCAACGGCAAGGACAACGGCCTGCATCGCCTGAGCGATTCCGACGGCGACGGCATGCCCGACGCGGTCACGACGCTGCGCCGCTTCAAGGGCTCCGGCGAGCACGGCCCGCACAACGTGCTCCTGTCCCCCGACGGAACCCGGTTGCTGATCGTCTGCGGCAATCACACGAAGCTGCCGTTCAACGCCCGTGACGTCACCGAGCCGCAGACGATGGGAGGCATTCGCACCAGCCAGCGGCGCGTGGAACTGGCCGCCGACGGGGCCAGCCGGCTGCCGGCCAACTGGGACGAGGATCAGATCATCCGTCGGATGTGGGATGCCAACGGACACGCCGTCGGCGTCCTCGCGCCCGGAGGGTTCGTGGTCAGCACCGACCCCGAGGGGCGGTCGTGGGAGGTGTGGACGGGCGGCTACCGCAATGCCTACGACATGGCCTTCAACGCCGACGGCGAACTGTTCGTCTACGACTCCGACATGGAATGGGACTTGGGCACGCCGTGGTACAAGCCGACCCGCGTCAATCATGCCACCAGCGGCAGTGAACTGGGCTGGCGTTCCGGCTCCGGCAACTGGGCACCCGGGCTGCCCGACTGCCTGCCGGCGCTGGTCGACATCGGCCCCGGCTCGCCGGTGGGCGTGGCCTTCGGTTACGGCACGCGGTTTCCCCCCCGCTACCAGCGGGCGCTGTTCGTCTGCGACTGGACGTTCGGCACGATGTACGCGATCCATGTCCAGCCGGACGGCTCGACCTACAAAGGGGAAAAGGAGGAATTCCTGTCGCGGACGCCGCTGCCGCTCACCGATCTCACCGTGGGCAAGGATGGCGCGCTGTACTTCGCCGTCGGCGGCCGCGGCGGGCAGAGCGAGCTCTACCGGGTCGTCTACACCGGCAGCGACCCGACGGCGCCGGTCGAGTACCGGCAGTCCGACGAGGGCGGCCTGCGGGCGACCCGTCGAAGCCTGGAGGCCTTCCATCGCCGGGCCGAGGATTTGGCCGCCGCGGTGGCGGCGGCGCTGCCGCAGCTTTCCAGCCCCGACAGGTTCACCCGCTACGCGGCCCGCGTCGCACTCGAGCACCAGCCCGTCGCTGCCTGGCAGGAGAAGGCGCTGGCGGTCGCGGATGCACGCGGCCTGATCGAGGCGGCGATCGCCGTTGCCCACCAGGCCGAGCAGACGGCGAGCCCGGCCGTGCTGGCCGCGCTCGAGCGGATCGACCCGGCAGGGCTCGACGCTGCGGGAAAGCTCGACCTCGTCCGCGCGTATGAGCTCGCGCTGATCCGCCTCGGCAACCCGCCGGCCGACGCCCGGGCCCGGATCGTGTCGCGCATCGCCCCGCTCTTCCCATCGGGCGAATACGAGCTCGATCGGGCACTGTCGGGCCTGCTCGTCGCCCTGCGGGCGCCCGGCATCGTTTCCCGGCTCATTGCGCTGCTCGCGGCCCCGACCGCCTCCGCGAGTGCCACGAACGTCGCCCCCTCCGAGGCGGATCTGCAGCGGCTCATCGAGCGCAATGGAGGCTATGGCAAGGCCGTTCGCGACACGCTCGCCAAACGAGCCGATCTGCTCCAGGTCCATTACGCCTACGTGCTGCGCACGATCGACGATCGCGCTGCCTGGACGATCGCCGACCGCAATCGCTACCACGACTGGTTCGGCCGGGCCCGCGAGTGGGGCGGTGGCCACAGCTTCCAGAAGTTTCTCGATGCCGTCGAGAAGGAGAGCATGCAGGGCCTGCCCGAGGCTGACAGGCTGGTCATCGAGGGCCTGCGCCGGCGGTATGTGCCGCCGCCGCTGCCGACGCCCGAGGGCCCCGGCCGGCAGTGGACGACGGACGCCGTGCTCCAGGCCGCCGTGACCGGTCTCGCCGCGGGCACCCGCGACTTTGACCGCGGCGCCCGGATGTTCGCCGCCGCCCGCTGCGTGGTCTGCCACCGATTCGGCAACGACGGCGGCTCCACCGGACCCGATCTCACGCAGGCCGGTGGCCGGTTCCAGGTCCGCGACATGGTGGAGGCGATCTGCGAGCCGAGCAAGGTGATCTCCGACCAGTACAAGGGGAGCATCGTGCAGACGGCCGACGGCCGGGTGCTCACCGGGCGGATCGTCGCCGAGTCGCCGACGGCGGTCACGATCTTCACCAACCCCGAGGACGCAACCGCGTTCATCGAACTCGAGCGGGCCGCCATCGAGGAGATCCTCCCGGCCCGCGAATCGCTGATGCCGCGGGGGCTGCTCGACCAGCTCAACGAGTCGGAGGTGCTCGACCTGATCGCCTACACGCTGTCCCGCGGGGACCGCAAGGATCCGCGGTTCAAGTGACGGCCGCCGTCAGCGGTCGTCGGCGTCCTCGGCGGGGGGCTCCGCTGCGGGCGCCTCTCCGGCCGGGGCATCGGCGTCTTCCGAGGCCGGTGCCGGAGCGGGCCGCGGTTTCGGCTTCTTCACCGGAGTCGGCACGGGAAACGCGTCCGGGACCGGACGCTTCGGCGCCAGGCAGACGAGCAGCCCGTCGGCGGAGGCGAGAAACAGTCGATCGTTCACCACGTTCACGATCGGCATCGTCAGGCAGCCGAGGCAGAACCGCGCCCGCCGCTCGCCGGTCGCCATGTCGATCGCGGACAGCCGTCCCACGTGGTCGATGAGCCAGACCCGATCGCCCCCCACGGCCAGCACCTTGCCGGCCACCCGGCAGCGCCAGACCGGGCTGCCCGTGTCGGCGGTGAAGGCGGCGAGGCCGTCGTCGCCGAGTGAGACGACGATCGTGTTGCCCCCCAGAAACGGCCCCGCATCGGGCGTGCCGTCGAGCACCACGTGCCAGCCTGTCCGCAGGCCACGCGGTCCGCCGGTCGAGAAGTCGACCCGGGCCAGGTCGCCGGCGACGGTGGCCGCGAAGATCGACGTGCCGCGCACGATCGGGGTGTCGGTCGGCTGCGCGAGCAGGTCGAACTCATATCGGTCCCAGCCGGCGTTGGTCCGTTCGAGGGCGATGAGCAGGCCGTTCGTCGTCGTCCAAGCGATGCCGTCACCGAAGGGCATGACGGGCCGATCGACCCGGCCGCCGGCATCCACGGAAACGGGCAACTGCCTGTCGGTCACGAGCCGGGCCTGTGCGGCTGCGGCCTTGCGGCCGGGACGCGGCCGTCGCGCCCCCGCGCCATCGTCGCCGCGGCCTGCCTGGGCGGGTGCGGCCGCCGGCTGCTTCGTGGCTGCGTCGCGCAACGGATTGGCGACGCTCCGGTGGAGGCGGCCTCCGGAGAGCGGGACGTAGATCGATTCACCGATCGGCGCGGCCGTCGCGGTCGGAGTGCCGACGCGTTCCCGCCAGCGGATGCCGCCGCCGTCGGCCTCGAGGGCGACGAGGCCGAGGTCGCCGCCGACGGCGACCGTCTTGCCGCCGATGCCGGCCGGCAGCAGCGCGCCGCCGACGCCGCCGACTTTCGTGGACCACAGCACGCTGCCCGGGGCAGGGGGGTGGGGCAGCGGCGGAGCCGCCGCGGCATCCCCCTCTCCG contains the following coding sequences:
- a CDS encoding peptidase M28, producing the protein MVAACLGGLLVAVIGAAAEPPAFSGQRAFAHLQTICDLGPRPTGSVAMTRQRALLVEHFRAAGAKVAGQAFNIRDPRTGRPVHMENLIVEWHPDRKERILVGAHFDTRPFPDRDPRNPRGAFIGANDGASGVALLMELGAAMPGLAGPVGVDFVLFDAEEYVFQDTDRYFLGSTAFARQYAADRAAGRLGHRYRCGAIVDMVADRDLQIWQEVNSVEWPDTRPVVESIWAVARRLGVKQFVPQPKHEVKDDHLPLRTIGRIPTCDIIDFDYPAWHTMDDVPANCSAESLEAVGRVVLEWLREQR
- the lnt gene encoding apolipoprotein N-acyltransferase, which translates into the protein MSPAARFRWLAFGGGLAMFLVQPPADLWWAAWLAPLPWLMIVRGGPLPVRRPWLTLWCAGFVHWLLAIHWLRLPHPATAVGWVALSAYLALYVPLFIWLARRLGERFRWPLVPAAAVAWMACEQARGWVLGGFTFAGLGHTQWRWTTLLQAADAVGAVGVSGLVMAGAAAIAVLLPGPSGAARRRPFREPAFGAAVLLTAVGYGQWRLATAPAPAGPAFDALLVQGSIDTELKHDPDAAADVVRHYDEITMTGLKLWPTGARPDLVVWPETMWRWSLLEIDPAREIDDAVVTQWLGPAPADAAPAVRAERQARTREAIEKQPRQALAAYARRYGTTWLVGIDKQQVTPRAAAGQFHFNCGLFLDAAGTDRGCYAKMHPVMFGEYVPLADRFPWLYRLTPLPAGLTAGREPVAVEIAGRSVAVNICYETALPEGVRSAVRRLAAGGRRPAVLVNLTNDGWFWGSSELDMHLAAAIFRAVEIRTPILVAANTGFSAVIDGSGRLLERGPRRATAALRARVWPDGRPSPWLGLGSLPTGACVAVALAVMVESGLWRRPTGGLERRDKPE